A window of the Desulfobacula toluolica Tol2 genome harbors these coding sequences:
- the tnpA gene encoding IS66 family insertion sequence element accessory protein TnpA, with protein MSKSWKKINEEKAIFWKTHIDQWTESRLSQIEYCRQNGLRPNRFTYWKIKFGKPNQPTGLVQVPVPTHFCQAGLKLNIGRELQVEIPDGFKKETLEQVLSVLKAVQ; from the coding sequence TTGAGCAAATCGTGGAAGAAAATAAACGAAGAAAAGGCAATATTCTGGAAAACACATATCGATCAATGGACTGAATCCCGCCTGTCCCAAATAGAGTACTGCCGCCAGAATGGCCTGAGGCCGAACAGGTTCACCTATTGGAAGATTAAATTCGGTAAACCAAATCAGCCCACAGGACTGGTTCAGGTTCCTGTGCCGACTCACTTTTGTCAAGCAGGGCTAAAACTGAATATAGGCCGGGAACTGCAAGTGGAAATCCCTGACGGTTTTAAGAAAGAAACCCTTGAGCAGGTGCTTTCTGTATTGAAGGCTGTCCAATGA
- the tnpC gene encoding IS66 family transposase has translation MTKGKVKGNRNLDEVKKIACDLIDENQILKEQVKSLQNMIFGRKSEKTPKDDGQMSLFDMPEPELPILEKEEEDVTIGEHTRKKRGRKPLPADLPRIDVIHELSEDERQCNCGCLKERIGQEESEQLDYIPAKVRVLRNIRYKYACKNCEGVEDDGPTVSIARMPEQIIPKSIATPGLLAHILTAKFADALPFYRQEKQFTRIGIELGRSTMCTWAMKVADACDILIDMMQKDILASPMIGADETPLLVLKGPRKSKSYMWIFRGGPPDMPIIQFQYHPTRSGDVAASFLNGYKGIVQTDGYKGYDFLDKITDIIHVACWTHARRGFKNVTKAAGNKKSSSGNAGTALKYISLLYKIEKEARVQELTPDQLYARRQKEAVPILEEFKKWLDARVEKVPPKSLLGKAIHYTLNQWHRLIQYTTDGIIRPDNNLVENAIRPFVVGRKNWLFSDTVKGARASALIYSLIETAKSNGLEPYWYLKYLFEHLPEAMTEDDFKALLPYNVDKKQLA, from the coding sequence ATGACTAAAGGCAAGGTAAAAGGTAATCGGAATCTGGATGAAGTGAAGAAAATTGCTTGTGATTTGATTGATGAGAATCAAATCCTTAAAGAGCAGGTTAAATCACTTCAGAATATGATCTTTGGTCGCAAATCAGAGAAAACGCCTAAAGATGACGGGCAAATGTCTCTGTTCGATATGCCTGAACCCGAACTTCCTATCCTGGAAAAAGAGGAGGAAGACGTAACGATTGGTGAACATACCCGTAAAAAACGTGGCCGCAAGCCTTTACCCGCCGATCTTCCCCGTATAGATGTTATACATGAACTCAGCGAGGATGAAAGACAGTGCAACTGCGGTTGCCTTAAGGAACGCATCGGCCAGGAAGAGTCAGAACAACTGGACTATATCCCTGCCAAAGTAAGGGTACTTCGAAACATCCGGTATAAATACGCCTGCAAAAATTGTGAAGGTGTGGAAGACGACGGCCCCACCGTGTCAATTGCCAGGATGCCTGAACAGATTATCCCCAAAAGCATTGCTACCCCGGGCCTTCTGGCACATATTCTGACCGCAAAATTTGCAGATGCCCTGCCGTTTTACCGTCAGGAAAAGCAATTTACCAGGATCGGTATTGAACTTGGCCGGTCGACCATGTGTACATGGGCCATGAAAGTCGCTGACGCCTGTGATATTCTAATCGACATGATGCAAAAGGACATACTGGCAAGCCCGATGATTGGTGCTGATGAAACACCTCTTCTGGTCTTAAAGGGCCCCCGGAAATCAAAATCATATATGTGGATTTTTAGAGGTGGTCCGCCTGATATGCCAATTATTCAATTCCAATATCATCCGACACGATCCGGAGATGTTGCCGCATCATTTTTGAATGGATACAAAGGCATTGTTCAGACGGATGGCTATAAAGGATATGATTTTCTGGACAAAATAACAGATATCATTCATGTGGCATGCTGGACTCACGCCCGCAGGGGATTTAAAAATGTAACAAAAGCTGCAGGGAATAAAAAGAGTTCGTCGGGCAATGCCGGCACCGCTTTAAAGTATATCAGTCTGCTTTATAAAATTGAAAAAGAAGCCCGGGTGCAGGAATTAACGCCTGACCAATTATATGCTCGGAGGCAAAAAGAAGCGGTTCCAATTTTAGAAGAGTTCAAGAAATGGCTTGATGCAAGAGTGGAAAAAGTTCCTCCCAAAAGTCTGCTTGGCAAGGCGATCCATTATACTCTCAACCAATGGCACAGGCTCATCCAATACACGACCGACGGAATCATCAGGCCTGATAACAATCTGGTTGAAAATGCCATCCGACCTTTTGTGGTCGGACGAAAGAATTGGCTTTTCTCGGACACCGTTAAGGGTGCCCGGGCCAGTGCACTGATTTACAGCTTGATTGAAACAGCCAAATCAAATGGGCTGGAGCCATATTGGTATCTCAAATATCTGTTTGAACACTTGCCTGAGGCTATGACGGAAGATGATTTTAAGGCGTTGCTTCCATACAATGTCGATAAAAAACAGTTGGCTTGA
- a CDS encoding nucleotide sugar dehydrogenase, producing MMKISIFGLGYVGAVTAACLAKNGHKVVGVDPVDAKVNMINRGETPIIEKDIGAIIKTVVSDGRLTATTSASNAIEKSELSLVCVGTPSHANGDLNTHYVQRVCEHIGESIKHKSSRHVVVIRSTILPGTIRNIVIPTLEKSSGKFAGRDFGVCNNPEFLREGTAVYDFYNPPKTVIGETDCISGDLLASIYQNLGCPVIRTVIEVAEMVKYVDNVWHALKVGFGNEVGNICKALGVDSHDVMDIFCSDEKLNISPYYLKPGFAFGGSCLPKDVRALTYKGKSLDIDLPILNSILPSNNLHIENGLRMVMEEDNRQIGFLGFSFKAGTDDLRESPVVEMIERLLGKGYDIKVYDKNVNLAALVGANKDFIFNRIPHIAKLMVKTMDEVLQHAQTIVIGNDSSEFKDVMARAKENQKIIDLVRAVKGRNSTGLYKGLCW from the coding sequence ATGATGAAGATAAGTATTTTTGGACTTGGATATGTTGGTGCTGTTACTGCGGCGTGTCTTGCAAAAAATGGTCATAAGGTAGTGGGTGTTGATCCGGTTGATGCCAAAGTCAACATGATAAATAGGGGAGAAACACCGATTATTGAAAAGGATATCGGGGCAATTATAAAAACCGTTGTTTCCGATGGTCGATTGACTGCAACAACGTCTGCATCCAATGCTATTGAAAAAAGCGAACTGTCCCTTGTATGTGTTGGAACTCCCAGTCACGCAAACGGGGATCTGAATACGCACTATGTGCAAAGAGTTTGTGAACATATTGGTGAGTCGATAAAGCATAAATCGTCACGCCATGTTGTGGTTATCAGAAGCACTATACTTCCCGGTACCATCAGGAATATTGTTATTCCAACCCTTGAGAAAAGTTCCGGTAAATTTGCCGGGCGGGATTTCGGCGTATGCAATAATCCAGAATTTTTAAGGGAAGGAACAGCAGTTTATGATTTTTATAATCCGCCCAAAACCGTTATCGGTGAGACGGATTGCATCAGTGGAGACCTTTTGGCATCTATTTATCAAAATCTGGGCTGCCCTGTTATCAGAACCGTTATTGAGGTGGCTGAGATGGTAAAATATGTGGATAATGTCTGGCATGCCCTCAAGGTGGGATTTGGAAATGAAGTGGGTAATATCTGCAAAGCCCTTGGGGTGGACAGTCATGATGTTATGGATATCTTTTGCAGTGATGAAAAGCTCAATATATCTCCATATTACCTAAAGCCCGGATTTGCCTTTGGCGGCTCCTGTCTGCCAAAAGATGTTCGAGCCCTGACATATAAAGGGAAATCTTTGGATATTGATCTTCCCATATTAAATTCCATTTTACCGAGCAATAATTTACATATTGAAAATGGATTACGCATGGTCATGGAAGAAGATAATCGCCAGATCGGTTTTCTGGGGTTTAGTTTCAAGGCGGGTACGGATGATTTAAGGGAAAGTCCGGTTGTGGAGATGATTGAACGGCTTCTTGGAAAAGGTTATGACATAAAGGTGTATGATAAAAATGTGAATCTTGCCGCTTTAGTTGGTGCGAACAAGGATTTTATATTTAACAGGATTCCACATATTGCAAAATTGATGGTGAAAACAATGGATGAGGTACTCCAACATGCTCAGACTATTGTAATCGGAAATGATTCGTCTGAATTCAAGGATGTTATGGCAAGGGCAAAAGAGAATCAGAAAATTATAGATCTTGTGCGCGCCGTTAAAGGAAGAAACAGTACCGGACTTTATAAAGGACTTTGCTGGTAA
- a CDS encoding polysaccharide biosynthesis/export family protein, with the protein MIRNCGTITTILLMITICTSCAGKPEVGINKETIYDRPMPKVEHEYLLGPGDVLEIVYHYTPRPDTKTYVLSVADVLKIEFAYHPDMNRELVVRPDGNITMPKIGAVYALGLTPLQLQEKIRDIYGKDFIDPIVTVTMIQYNRTIDRLKKAITTSARGQSKLSAVRPDGYLSFPVINDVLAGGKTLPEVKAILTKQYQAQVDNLTITLILKVMKANLIYILGEVSKPDQYLVDGKITVSQLVARAGGTKDTAEKSTILVISRDKKRRPWGRLVNLEKILYDADLSQDLTLHQYDIVYVPKSAIARRNLFVDQYINKMIPTSLIGPYELGGTAFDGSLIQTNPIIK; encoded by the coding sequence ATGATCCGAAACTGTGGAACTATTACTACCATCCTATTAATGATTACCATTTGTACTTCCTGTGCGGGAAAGCCGGAGGTGGGCATTAACAAAGAAACTATTTATGACCGGCCCATGCCCAAGGTGGAGCATGAATATCTGCTTGGCCCAGGTGATGTTCTGGAAATCGTCTACCATTATACGCCCAGGCCTGACACCAAAACATATGTTTTGTCTGTTGCCGATGTTTTAAAAATTGAATTTGCCTATCACCCTGATATGAACAGAGAATTGGTTGTAAGACCGGATGGAAATATCACTATGCCTAAAATAGGCGCAGTATATGCATTGGGACTGACACCATTACAACTTCAAGAAAAAATCAGGGATATATACGGAAAAGACTTCATTGACCCTATTGTGACAGTTACAATGATTCAATACAACCGGACAATTGATCGCTTGAAAAAAGCAATCACAACCTCAGCCCGGGGGCAAAGTAAGCTTTCAGCCGTCAGGCCGGACGGGTATCTGTCCTTTCCCGTCATAAACGATGTCCTGGCTGGGGGAAAAACACTGCCTGAGGTAAAAGCAATACTTACAAAACAATATCAGGCCCAGGTAGACAATTTGACCATCACGTTAATTTTAAAAGTGATGAAAGCCAATCTGATATATATCCTGGGGGAGGTATCCAAACCTGATCAATATCTTGTGGATGGAAAGATTACAGTCAGCCAGTTGGTTGCCCGAGCCGGAGGTACCAAGGATACCGCAGAAAAAAGTACCATACTTGTAATCAGCAGGGATAAAAAAAGAAGGCCGTGGGGCAGATTGGTAAATCTTGAAAAAATTTTATATGATGCAGACCTGAGTCAGGATTTAACATTACATCAATATGATATCGTATATGTTCCAAAATCAGCAATTGCACGCAGGAACCTGTTTGTTGATCAATATATAAACAAAATGATTCCCACATCCTTGATTGGCCCATATGAGCTGGGAGGAACTGCTTTTGACGGGAGCTTGATTCAAACCAATCCCATTATAAAATAA
- a CDS encoding OmpA family protein, whose amino-acid sequence MQTRLISTIRVLLCCVLFWGCAGNTAPPVVDESIIQEASKGFHRFDFKKTQPVDTKDFVKKVDNFTIIFDPSASMTEAYTPSNDCTACHINYQDSGFAENHAIQNGGIEFAEPDKKQYALECNRCHHNYLYSKFKFAKELAKNFNQSIPDLDFTGTIRTFGYPVYTNFEYGIKENDNTKFLDYKKNDYARAIDKIFDADGVSPLAPTLKATEKDWYNHKGKIAVIIISDGEEMGEKEWLAAQDLKAKYEEDICIYTILIGKDPTGKKVMDKIAMSGQCGLSINGDDLLDKDKMAQFVHEIFLTKAQPDSDGDGVIDDRDDCPGTKPGLKVDKNGCWDLVLQAEVLFDFDRYTLKPEGIAALDQVVDLLKKHPFLNLHISGHTDNFGTMKYNIKLSKHRAITGLDYLMKKGIDPGRLSISWHSFSIPVATNDTPEGRVLNRRLEFKFKKRSE is encoded by the coding sequence ATGCAAACCAGACTTATATCAACCATAAGAGTACTGCTTTGCTGTGTTCTTTTTTGGGGGTGTGCCGGCAATACCGCCCCGCCCGTGGTAGATGAGAGCATTATTCAAGAAGCTTCAAAGGGGTTTCACAGATTTGATTTTAAAAAAACTCAACCGGTTGATACCAAAGACTTTGTGAAAAAAGTGGATAACTTCACGATCATATTTGATCCTTCCGCCTCAATGACAGAGGCGTATACACCGTCCAATGACTGTACTGCCTGCCACATCAATTATCAGGACTCAGGATTTGCTGAAAACCACGCAATACAAAACGGTGGTATTGAATTTGCCGAACCGGACAAAAAACAATATGCCCTGGAATGCAATCGTTGTCATCACAATTATCTGTACAGCAAATTTAAATTTGCCAAAGAACTGGCCAAAAATTTTAATCAATCCATTCCGGATCTGGATTTCACAGGTACCATCAGGACTTTTGGTTATCCTGTCTATACCAATTTTGAATATGGAATAAAGGAAAACGACAATACAAAATTTTTGGATTACAAGAAAAATGATTATGCCAGGGCAATAGATAAAATATTTGATGCAGACGGTGTCAGTCCCCTTGCCCCCACTTTAAAAGCAACAGAAAAAGACTGGTATAACCACAAGGGAAAAATTGCTGTCATCATCATCAGTGACGGTGAGGAAATGGGTGAAAAAGAGTGGCTTGCTGCCCAGGATCTGAAAGCAAAATATGAGGAAGATATCTGTATCTATACCATTCTTATCGGAAAAGATCCCACCGGCAAAAAAGTCATGGACAAGATTGCCATGAGTGGACAGTGCGGACTTTCAATCAATGGGGACGATCTGCTGGATAAAGATAAAATGGCACAATTTGTTCATGAAATTTTTCTGACCAAGGCCCAGCCCGACAGTGACGGTGACGGGGTGATAGATGACAGGGATGATTGCCCGGGAACAAAGCCGGGTCTCAAGGTCGATAAAAACGGTTGCTGGGATTTGGTTCTTCAGGCTGAAGTTCTCTTTGACTTTGATCGGTACACCCTCAAACCGGAAGGCATCGCAGCCCTTGATCAGGTTGTTGATTTATTAAAAAAGCATCCATTTCTGAACCTGCACATAAGCGGTCACACCGACAATTTCGGCACCATGAAATATAATATCAAACTTTCCAAACATCGGGCTATAACTGGTCTTGATTACCTGATGAAAAAGGGAATTGATCCCGGAAGACTATCCATTAGCTGGCATTCTTTTTCAATACCAGTGGCCACTAATGATACCCCGGAGGGACGTGTACTGAATCGTCGGCTGGAGTTTAAATTCAAAAAACGGTCGGAATAG
- a CDS encoding GumC family protein, translated as MAIRTLKTSRDFVRIWFYWKKQAIFIFCLIVISICFYSFTQTPRYEATTKLMVLPKSAGELVVSPGNDSRQYLSSPVSNQDINTEIELIRSDVVINLTAQFYSQTDVNTAELFLDKKKGWLNSLIPSEKPLTDDVKRTKSILSSLDVESSISSNILSVYLKSPFQEKVADLLNKHIEFYLMHRKKTLSLGDTEAFYEEQKEYYAMQLEDAIKKKKKFNSQWNIVNMETQTTANLQLISTFQTELKNLEIALGENEAKMKMLEDGLQIQGDNFIISKEMRGMPIISELARGLVPLLIKRTEISKTFTKQSREYQQIDDQIKMLRQEIKNEGLNAAKTDRIEIKTLKVRIELLKNKITNLKKQSKEFQLKTEEHKALELDVELARNNFLLYGEKKENSRLFAKRNDSNLSNVVVLEAASTPLRQKSPNKLLALEVSIFLGLFAALILPFLLETLDHKLKTTDDIENILSLPVVCSYSEVK; from the coding sequence ATGGCCATCAGAACATTAAAAACATCCCGAGATTTTGTACGAATATGGTTCTACTGGAAAAAACAAGCTATTTTCATATTCTGCCTTATTGTTATTTCAATATGTTTTTATTCGTTTACTCAAACCCCTCGGTATGAAGCTACCACAAAACTTATGGTTCTACCTAAATCCGCTGGTGAATTGGTTGTTTCGCCGGGAAACGACTCTCGACAATATCTTTCAAGCCCGGTCAGTAACCAAGATATAAACACTGAAATTGAATTAATCAGAAGCGATGTTGTCATAAACCTCACAGCGCAGTTTTACAGCCAAACTGATGTGAATACTGCAGAACTATTCTTAGATAAAAAAAAGGGTTGGCTTAACAGCCTGATTCCTTCTGAAAAGCCTTTAACAGATGATGTAAAAAGAACAAAATCAATATTAAGCTCTTTGGATGTTGAATCTAGTATAAGTTCCAATATCCTATCGGTTTACCTGAAATCTCCTTTTCAAGAAAAAGTTGCCGACTTACTGAACAAACACATCGAATTCTATCTGATGCATCGAAAAAAAACACTTTCATTGGGAGATACAGAAGCTTTCTATGAAGAACAAAAAGAATATTATGCAATGCAACTGGAAGATGCCATCAAAAAAAAGAAAAAATTTAATAGCCAATGGAATATTGTTAATATGGAAACTCAGACTACCGCAAATCTTCAGCTGATATCAACTTTTCAGACCGAGTTGAAAAACCTTGAGATAGCCTTGGGAGAGAATGAAGCCAAGATGAAAATGCTGGAAGATGGTCTTCAAATCCAAGGCGATAATTTCATTATTTCCAAAGAGATGCGGGGCATGCCTATCATCTCTGAACTGGCAAGGGGGCTGGTACCGCTTTTAATCAAACGAACTGAAATCAGTAAAACCTTTACCAAACAAAGCAGAGAATATCAGCAGATTGATGATCAGATCAAAATGCTTCGACAGGAAATCAAAAATGAAGGGCTTAACGCTGCAAAAACTGATAGAATAGAAATCAAGACACTTAAAGTACGTATTGAACTGCTTAAAAATAAAATTACTAATTTAAAAAAACAATCAAAAGAATTCCAACTAAAAACCGAAGAACACAAAGCTCTTGAGTTGGATGTAGAACTTGCCAGAAATAATTTTTTATTGTATGGAGAAAAAAAGGAAAATTCAAGATTGTTTGCAAAGCGCAATGACAGCAACCTGTCAAATGTGGTAGTCCTTGAAGCGGCAAGTACTCCATTAAGGCAGAAATCACCTAACAAACTGCTTGCACTGGAGGTGTCTATATTTTTAGGTTTGTTTGCAGCCCTTATACTGCCATTCCTGCTGGAAACACTTGATCATAAATTAAAGACAACCGATGACATTGAAAATATTCTATCCTTGCCTGTAGTTTGTTCATACAGTGAAGTAAAATAA
- a CDS encoding CpsD/CapB family tyrosine-protein kinase — translation MTDTNSFAEQFMKNSSSGKKGRQKSEKYSKDFSQAAPVEKIAQTTDVQDVLINQLKPKKELRQSVVSETNEEELINEDPIFENNVVKDANKDFSAWRFLNLKNKKQTGDLYKKILFFNKKNTFKVFNFVSSRSKEGVSTILANLAYYANSQTAKKNILIIDTNLQSPKLHSIFKIPENSPGLINIFYNKTKVRQAIIQVSPCISVLTCGNIKNTPSNNIDQESFSKLIDYCKHLYDYIFIDCPPVLSSPDSLSIAPVADITFLIIQSAQVQKPVVEKTKSLLQNDECKIGGVVLNSVKQVIPGWVYKFI, via the coding sequence ATGACAGATACAAATTCATTTGCTGAGCAATTCATGAAAAATAGCTCAAGTGGAAAAAAAGGCAGACAAAAATCAGAGAAGTACAGCAAAGATTTTTCTCAAGCAGCTCCAGTGGAAAAAATAGCTCAAACTACCGATGTTCAGGATGTTCTGATAAATCAACTAAAGCCTAAAAAAGAGTTGCGGCAATCCGTTGTCTCAGAAACAAATGAAGAAGAACTAATTAATGAAGATCCCATATTTGAAAATAATGTTGTTAAGGATGCAAATAAAGATTTTTCTGCATGGCGTTTTCTTAATCTGAAAAATAAAAAACAAACTGGGGATCTGTACAAAAAAATTTTGTTTTTCAATAAAAAAAATACTTTTAAAGTATTTAACTTCGTCAGCAGCCGAAGCAAAGAAGGCGTTTCCACCATTCTTGCTAATCTGGCATATTATGCAAACTCTCAAACAGCAAAAAAAAATATTTTGATCATTGATACCAATTTACAATCCCCGAAACTGCACAGTATTTTTAAAATCCCTGAAAATTCCCCTGGACTTATTAATATTTTTTACAATAAAACAAAAGTTCGTCAGGCCATTATTCAGGTAAGCCCGTGCATTTCCGTCCTTACCTGCGGTAACATTAAGAACACACCGTCCAATAATATAGATCAGGAAAGTTTTAGTAAATTAATTGATTATTGCAAACACTTATATGATTATATCTTTATTGACTGTCCGCCTGTTCTTAGCTCCCCTGATTCCTTATCCATAGCTCCGGTGGCGGATATTACATTTTTAATAATACAGTCTGCACAAGTGCAAAAACCCGTTGTGGAAAAAACAAAATCTCTTTTACAAAACGATGAATGCAAAATTGGTGGTGTAGTACTCAATAGCGTCAAACAGGTTATTCCCGGCTGGGTATACAAATTTATATAA
- a CDS encoding glycosyltransferase: MLKSIAHKLKIEVYVTFTGRVSDAVLMEILSTADVCVNPDIVNEMNDKSTMNKIMEYMALGKPIVQFEMTEGRFSAQEASLYAEPNNHKSLIDKLVEIIDNPEMGKKMGDYGRTRVVSSLQWKHEVPSLLSSYRALE, from the coding sequence ATGCTTAAATCCATTGCACACAAGCTCAAAATTGAGGTTTATGTGACATTTACAGGACGGGTATCGGATGCGGTTTTGATGGAAATTTTAAGTACGGCTGATGTCTGTGTCAACCCCGACATTGTAAATGAAATGAACGATAAATCCACCATGAACAAAATTATGGAGTATATGGCCCTTGGCAAGCCCATTGTTCAGTTTGAAATGACTGAGGGCAGGTTTTCAGCACAGGAAGCCTCCCTTTATGCTGAGCCCAATAATCATAAATCCTTAATTGATAAGCTGGTTGAAATTATAGATAATCCTGAAATGGGGAAAAAAATGGGGGACTATGGTCGAACAAGAGTTGTTTCCAGTCTTCAATGGAAACATGAAGTTCCCAGTTTGCTTTCATCGTATAGGGCATTAGAGTGA
- a CDS encoding glycosyltransferase — protein MKILIIVENLPVPFDRRVWQEATTLKRNGHSVVIICPAMKGYMTKYEIIDGIHIYRHPLPMEGKGVLGYLIEYSSALSYQFVLSLKIFLKHGFDVIHACNPPDNIFLIGAFFKFFLKKKFLFDHHDINPELYLAKFGKKDLFYKLMLLWEKLTFQVADISIATNESYRTIAIKRGGMKPENVYIVRSGPDLKRTKKTPVNDKWKSGRKFLVGYVGVMGAQEGLDYLLSGIFYLVHELKRDDIHFVLVGGGQNLVCLNPLHTSSKLRFM, from the coding sequence ATGAAAATATTAATAATTGTAGAAAATCTTCCCGTTCCCTTTGACAGAAGGGTATGGCAGGAAGCAACAACTTTGAAACGTAATGGGCATTCAGTTGTCATTATATGTCCTGCAATGAAAGGCTATATGACAAAATATGAAATCATTGATGGAATTCATATCTACCGCCATCCGCTTCCCATGGAGGGTAAGGGGGTTTTGGGATATCTGATTGAGTATTCATCGGCATTGAGCTATCAGTTTGTGCTGTCATTAAAAATTTTTTTAAAGCATGGTTTCGATGTCATCCATGCATGTAATCCTCCGGATAATATCTTTCTTATAGGTGCTTTTTTTAAATTCTTTTTGAAAAAGAAATTTTTATTCGATCATCATGATATCAACCCGGAGCTGTATCTTGCGAAATTCGGGAAAAAAGATCTGTTTTATAAGCTGATGCTTTTATGGGAAAAGTTGACTTTTCAAGTAGCTGATATTTCTATTGCAACTAATGAGTCTTATAGGACTATTGCCATAAAAAGGGGCGGCATGAAACCTGAAAATGTTTATATCGTAAGAAGCGGGCCGGATTTAAAAAGGACCAAAAAAACGCCTGTGAACGATAAATGGAAAAGCGGCAGGAAATTTTTAGTGGGGTATGTTGGTGTTATGGGAGCCCAGGAAGGGCTTGATTATCTTTTAAGTGGTATTTTTTATCTGGTGCATGAATTAAAGAGAGATGATATCCATTTTGTCCTTGTGGGGGGGGGACAGAACTTGGTATGCTTAAATCCATTGCACACAAGCTCAAAATTGAGGTTTATGTGA
- the tnpB gene encoding IS66 family insertion sequence element accessory protein TnpB (TnpB, as the term is used for proteins encoded by IS66 family insertion elements, is considered an accessory protein, since TnpC, encoded by a neighboring gene, is a DDE family transposase.) — MMNFPSDTKVYLFLGATDMRKAINGLSVIVSEQMQLDIFSSNLFVFCNRTQTILKILYWDKNGFCMWQKRLEKDRFKWPKTSDDVMNITSRELSWLVDGLNINQAHKPLKYSMIY; from the coding sequence ATGATGAATTTTCCGTCAGACACCAAGGTCTATCTATTCTTAGGCGCAACGGATATGCGCAAAGCTATTAACGGATTGTCCGTCATTGTCAGTGAACAGATGCAACTTGACATATTTTCCTCCAACTTGTTTGTATTCTGCAACCGGACGCAGACCATTTTAAAAATTTTATACTGGGATAAAAATGGCTTCTGTATGTGGCAGAAACGTCTTGAAAAAGACCGTTTCAAGTGGCCGAAAACATCTGACGATGTCATGAATATTACCAGTCGAGAGTTGTCCTGGTTAGTTGACGGCCTGAATATAAATCAGGCACATAAACCCTTGAAATATTCCATGATTTATTGA